A stretch of Bordetella petrii DNA encodes these proteins:
- a CDS encoding GDYXXLXY domain-containing protein, whose protein sequence is MQVGAAGQAGSELHAWRQFLARGTLWLGVWLLGSAVICWVAANWQDMSKIQRFAGAQALLAACVLAAAWAGWRLRAAAGARRYAPGALLALAGLLLGALLALLGQTYQTGADTWELFAWWAALLLPWALVAASQAVWLLWVVVVNVAALLYLGESGLFWWAIGPGLPTLLLAALNLLLLAAWECAAWRWRAGTRVGPRVLAALIIGTLVLALTFGDSVLRGLGSVTGAAWAVATLGLGYYYQRARRDLLILAMLAAGVICVSMRLAGEWLLSLEPGVWAILPLAGLLMAEAVWAARWLRRLAAEPPAGRALADAEPAGASAGNAVTPADAGGPVAGLADPDVEPQLGPAWYVQGLLGLSAWLTTLLLLLFLAVSGLVQTQQGAMVVGLVLCAVAVAVLRTDAGPFWRQCATAMGFAGQILVAFGLSQSASLSSACAFVLLLGVAVYALAPEALLRFLSAWMIALALAGLIWLGLVPGLMDNDLLDMWLDFDTVRATFVWLPVAVVGAWTAAVAFCVGHRLARTRPNVLLPLAWAFVLAVQGMVWAAGGVSLAQLPVIWQLNPVTAMLTVAAVLLPVACALAVLWPRRRVLTAGVLWGVPLGLLALGLCWLPSPGIAFALAWMLLGFGLNRSRLTIFGGLSLLAYLVVYYYQLQVPLLDKALWLGAAALLMFFLRALVWLVPRLMRTAEPPSAAMAGPAPAALRWRTAVVLGGLALALAVVNGAIWQREALLAHGRVAILELAPVDPRSLMQGDYMALRFAAGNEVMQRLAADPDAAPAPDGYVVLVPDGSGVAQVARIQAGAQPHASQEIALRYRLRAGQVRIVTNAYFFPEGQAERYAAARYGEVRVGEDGTGLLVRMLGADRQPL, encoded by the coding sequence ATGCAAGTCGGGGCTGCAGGACAGGCGGGTTCGGAACTGCACGCTTGGCGGCAATTTCTGGCCCGCGGCACGCTATGGCTGGGCGTCTGGCTGCTGGGCAGCGCCGTGATCTGCTGGGTGGCCGCCAACTGGCAAGACATGTCGAAAATCCAGCGCTTTGCCGGCGCGCAGGCGCTGCTGGCGGCGTGCGTGCTGGCAGCGGCATGGGCCGGCTGGCGCCTGCGCGCCGCCGCCGGAGCGCGCCGTTACGCCCCCGGGGCGCTGCTGGCGCTGGCCGGGCTGCTGCTGGGGGCCCTGCTGGCCCTGCTGGGCCAAACTTATCAGACTGGCGCCGATACCTGGGAACTGTTCGCCTGGTGGGCCGCGCTGCTGCTGCCGTGGGCGCTGGTGGCGGCCAGCCAGGCGGTGTGGCTGCTGTGGGTGGTGGTCGTCAACGTGGCGGCGCTGCTCTATTTAGGAGAATCCGGGCTGTTCTGGTGGGCCATCGGCCCCGGCCTGCCCACCCTGCTGCTGGCGGCCCTGAACCTGCTGCTGCTGGCCGCCTGGGAATGCGCCGCCTGGCGCTGGCGGGCCGGCACCCGGGTCGGGCCGCGCGTGCTGGCGGCCCTGATCATCGGCACCCTGGTGCTGGCGCTGACGTTCGGCGATTCGGTGCTGCGCGGGCTGGGCTCGGTTACCGGCGCGGCCTGGGCGGTGGCGACGCTGGGCCTGGGCTACTACTACCAGCGCGCCCGCCGCGACCTGCTCATCCTGGCCATGCTGGCCGCCGGCGTCATCTGCGTATCGATGCGCCTGGCGGGCGAATGGCTGCTCAGCCTGGAACCCGGCGTCTGGGCCATCCTGCCGCTGGCCGGCCTGTTGATGGCCGAAGCGGTGTGGGCCGCGCGCTGGCTGCGCCGGCTGGCGGCCGAGCCGCCCGCGGGGCGTGCGCTGGCCGATGCCGAGCCGGCCGGCGCGTCGGCCGGCAATGCCGTGACGCCGGCCGACGCGGGCGGCCCGGTGGCCGGCCTGGCCGACCCCGATGTCGAGCCCCAGCTGGGGCCGGCCTGGTACGTGCAGGGGCTGCTGGGCCTGAGCGCCTGGCTGACCACCCTGCTGCTGCTGTTGTTCCTGGCGGTGTCGGGCCTGGTGCAGACCCAGCAGGGCGCCATGGTGGTGGGCCTGGTGCTGTGCGCCGTGGCGGTGGCCGTGCTGCGCACCGATGCCGGGCCGTTCTGGCGGCAGTGCGCCACGGCCATGGGCTTTGCCGGGCAGATACTGGTGGCGTTCGGCCTGTCCCAGTCGGCCTCGCTGTCCAGCGCCTGCGCCTTCGTGCTGCTGCTGGGCGTGGCGGTGTACGCCCTGGCGCCCGAGGCGCTGCTGCGCTTCCTTAGCGCCTGGATGATCGCCCTGGCGCTGGCCGGGCTGATCTGGCTGGGCCTGGTGCCCGGCCTGATGGACAACGACCTGCTCGACATGTGGCTCGATTTCGACACCGTGCGCGCCACTTTCGTCTGGCTGCCGGTGGCCGTGGTCGGCGCCTGGACAGCCGCCGTGGCGTTCTGCGTGGGCCACCGCCTGGCGCGCACGCGGCCCAACGTGCTGCTGCCGCTGGCCTGGGCCTTCGTGCTGGCGGTGCAGGGCATGGTGTGGGCGGCAGGCGGCGTGTCGCTGGCGCAGTTGCCGGTGATCTGGCAGCTGAACCCGGTAACCGCCATGCTGACCGTGGCGGCCGTGCTGCTGCCGGTGGCCTGCGCCCTGGCGGTGCTGTGGCCGCGCCGGCGCGTGCTGACCGCCGGGGTGCTGTGGGGCGTGCCGCTGGGCCTGCTGGCGCTGGGGTTGTGCTGGCTGCCCAGCCCGGGCATCGCCTTCGCGCTGGCCTGGATGCTGCTGGGCTTCGGCCTGAACCGTTCGCGCCTGACGATCTTCGGCGGCCTGAGCCTGCTGGCCTACCTGGTGGTTTATTACTACCAATTGCAGGTGCCCCTGCTCGACAAGGCCCTGTGGCTGGGCGCCGCCGCGCTGCTGATGTTCTTCCTGCGCGCCCTGGTGTGGCTGGTGCCGCGCCTGATGCGCACGGCCGAGCCGCCTTCCGCCGCCATGGCGGGCCCGGCCCCGGCGGCGCTGCGCTGGCGCACGGCCGTGGTGCTGGGCGGGCTGGCGCTGGCCCTGGCCGTGGTCAATGGCGCCATCTGGCAGCGCGAGGCCCTGCTGGCCCACGGGCGGGTCGCCATCCTGGAACTGGCGCCGGTCGATCCGCGTTCGCTGATGCAGGGCGATTACATGGCCCTGCGGTTCGCCGCCGGCAACGAGGTGATGCAGCGCCTGGCCGCCGACCCCGATGCCGCGCCGGCGCCCGACGGCTACGTGGTGCTGGTGCCCGACGGCAGCGGCGTGGCGCAGGTGGCGCGCATCCAGGCCGGCGCGCAGCCGCACGCCAGCCAGGAGATCGCCCTGCGCTACCGCCTGCGGGCCGGGCAGGTGCGCATCGTCACTAATGCGTATTTCTTCCCCGAAGGCCAGGCCGAGCGCTACGCGGCCGCCCGCTATGGCGAAGTGCGGGTCGGCGAAGACGGCACCGGCTTGCTGGTGCGCATGCTGGGCGCGGATCGGCAGCCGTTGTAG
- a CDS encoding DNA topoisomerase III, whose translation MSKTLIIAEKPSVALDISRALGGFAREGDYFESERYVLASSIGHLLGLVAPNDPVKGKWSFAHLPVIPPEFELGPADKRSAERLKLLVKLAKRKDVDALINACDAGREGELIFRYIIQYAGVKKPIQRLWLQSMTQAAIREAFSNLRDDVQLKPLEAAARSRAEADWLVGINGTRAMTAFNSKDGGFFKTPVGRVQTPTLAIVAEREARIRAFVPRDYWEVHATFVAAAGLYQGRWIDPDFKKDERDPEKRESRLWSQAAAQSVVAACREQPGSVTEESKPSTQMSPALYDLTSLQRDANGRFGFSAKTTLALAQTLYERHKALTYPRTDSRYLPEDYLGTVRDTMQALAKGGSNAVGQLSRHAGTVVAQNWVKPNRRIFDNKKVSDHFAIIPTLQIPHDLSEAEAKLYDLVLKRFLAVFFPAAEYRVTTRLTEVQGHRFKTEGKVLVAPGWLAVYGKEAQGEDANLVPVADNETVRTEDVEAVGLSTKPPARYNEATLLSAMEGAGKLVDDEELREAMSERGLGTPATRAGIIEGLLGEGYLRREGRDLVPTAKARQLMTLLAGLDVTELTSPELTGEWEHKLKQIEQGGLGREAFMREIAQMTQVIVKRAKEYERDTVPGDYATLQTPCPKCGSVVKENYRRYACTQCDFSIGKHPGGRTFELPEVEELLAKREIGPLQGFISKMGRPFAAILRISDEYKLEFDFGQNDDDDSEPVDFSGHTPVGACPKCGSRVFEHGLSYVCEKSVGPDKTCDFRSGKIILQQEISREQMHKLLTDGRTDLLDGFVSSRTNRKFKAFLVRQPDGKVGFEFEPRPAKPGRAPAKTAAGKAPAKTAKTAAKTAGKTAAKKAAPRKTAAKKAPAKKAAAKKTA comes from the coding sequence ATGAGCAAAACGCTGATTATTGCCGAGAAGCCCTCGGTAGCCCTTGATATATCACGCGCCCTCGGAGGCTTCGCGCGCGAGGGCGACTATTTTGAAAGCGAACGTTACGTGCTCGCTTCCAGTATCGGGCATTTGCTCGGCCTTGTCGCGCCCAACGATCCCGTCAAGGGAAAATGGAGCTTCGCGCACCTGCCGGTCATCCCGCCCGAATTCGAACTCGGCCCGGCCGACAAGCGCTCGGCCGAACGCCTGAAGCTGCTGGTCAAGCTGGCCAAGCGCAAAGACGTCGACGCGCTCATCAACGCCTGTGATGCCGGGCGCGAGGGCGAACTGATCTTCCGCTACATCATCCAGTACGCGGGGGTGAAGAAACCCATCCAGCGCCTGTGGCTGCAGTCCATGACGCAGGCCGCCATCCGCGAAGCCTTCTCGAACCTGCGCGACGACGTCCAGCTCAAGCCCCTGGAAGCCGCGGCCCGCTCGCGCGCCGAGGCCGACTGGCTGGTGGGCATCAACGGCACCCGCGCCATGACCGCCTTCAACAGCAAAGACGGCGGCTTCTTCAAGACCCCGGTGGGCCGCGTGCAGACACCCACGCTGGCCATCGTGGCCGAGCGCGAAGCGCGCATCCGCGCCTTCGTGCCGCGCGACTACTGGGAAGTGCACGCCACGTTCGTGGCCGCCGCCGGCCTGTACCAGGGCCGCTGGATCGACCCCGACTTCAAGAAAGACGAACGCGACCCCGAAAAGCGCGAATCGCGCCTGTGGTCGCAGGCCGCCGCGCAAAGCGTGGTGGCCGCCTGCCGCGAACAGCCGGGCAGCGTCACCGAAGAATCCAAGCCCTCGACCCAGATGTCGCCGGCCCTGTACGACCTGACCTCGCTGCAGCGCGACGCCAACGGCCGCTTCGGCTTCTCGGCCAAGACCACCCTGGCGCTGGCCCAGACCCTGTACGAACGCCACAAGGCGCTTACCTATCCGCGTACCGACTCGCGCTACCTGCCCGAAGACTACCTGGGCACCGTGCGCGACACCATGCAGGCCCTGGCCAAGGGCGGCTCGAACGCCGTGGGGCAGCTGTCGCGCCATGCGGGCACCGTGGTGGCGCAGAACTGGGTCAAGCCCAACCGGCGCATCTTCGACAACAAAAAGGTGTCGGACCACTTCGCCATCATCCCCACGCTGCAGATCCCGCACGACCTCAGCGAGGCCGAGGCCAAGCTGTACGACCTGGTGCTCAAGCGCTTCCTGGCGGTGTTCTTCCCGGCCGCCGAATACCGCGTCACCACCCGCCTGACCGAAGTGCAGGGCCATCGCTTCAAGACCGAAGGCAAGGTGCTGGTGGCGCCGGGCTGGCTGGCCGTGTACGGCAAAGAGGCCCAGGGCGAAGACGCCAACCTGGTGCCGGTGGCCGACAACGAAACCGTGCGCACCGAAGACGTCGAGGCCGTGGGCCTGTCCACCAAGCCGCCGGCGCGCTACAACGAAGCCACGCTGCTGTCGGCCATGGAAGGCGCCGGCAAGCTGGTCGACGACGAAGAACTGCGCGAAGCCATGTCCGAGCGCGGCCTGGGCACGCCGGCCACCCGCGCGGGCATCATCGAAGGCCTGCTGGGCGAAGGCTACCTGCGCCGCGAAGGGCGCGACCTGGTGCCCACCGCCAAGGCGCGCCAGCTCATGACGCTGCTGGCCGGGCTGGACGTCACCGAACTCACCTCGCCCGAGCTCACCGGCGAATGGGAACACAAGCTCAAGCAGATCGAGCAGGGCGGACTGGGCCGCGAAGCGTTCATGCGCGAAATCGCCCAGATGACCCAGGTCATCGTCAAGCGCGCCAAGGAATACGAGCGCGACACGGTGCCCGGCGACTACGCCACCCTGCAGACGCCATGCCCCAAGTGCGGCAGCGTGGTCAAGGAAAACTACCGGCGCTACGCCTGCACCCAGTGCGATTTTTCCATCGGCAAGCACCCGGGCGGCCGCACCTTCGAACTGCCCGAAGTCGAAGAGCTGCTGGCCAAGCGCGAAATCGGCCCGCTGCAGGGCTTCATCAGCAAAATGGGCCGGCCGTTCGCCGCCATCCTGCGCATCAGCGACGAATACAAGCTGGAATTCGACTTCGGCCAGAACGATGACGACGACAGCGAACCGGTCGATTTTTCCGGCCATACGCCGGTGGGCGCCTGCCCCAAATGCGGCTCGCGCGTGTTCGAGCACGGCCTGAGCTACGTGTGCGAAAAGTCGGTCGGGCCCGACAAGACCTGCGATTTCCGCTCGGGCAAGATCATCCTGCAGCAGGAAATCTCGCGCGAGCAGATGCACAAGCTGCTGACCGACGGCCGCACCGACCTGCTCGACGGCTTCGTGTCCAGCCGCACCAACCGCAAGTTCAAGGCGTTCCTGGTGCGCCAGCCCGACGGCAAGGTCGGCTTCGAGTTCGAGCCGCGCCCCGCCAAGCCGGGCCGCGCGCCGGCCAAGACGGCGGCGGGCAAGGCTCCCGCCAAAACCGCCAAGACCGCCGCCAAAACGGCGGGCAAGACGGCGGCCAAGAAAGCCGCGCCCCGGAAAACCGCCGCCAAGAAAGCGCCAGCTAAAAAAGCCGCCGCCAAGAAAACCGCCTGA
- the gluQRS gene encoding tRNA glutamyl-Q(34) synthetase GluQRS — translation MNYAGRFAPSPSGPLHLGSLVAALASWLDARAHGGRWLLRIEDVDTPRTVAGAAGIIMEQLRALGLHWDGDVLWQSRRGPAYQQAFDTLAARGLVYGCGCTRREIADSSLRGAGPGPDGERPYPGTCRHGLPPGRQARAWRLRVPAGTETFTDRWLGPQQQDVAQAVGDFVLRRADGLWAYQLAVVVDDAEQGITDIVRGADLLSSTARQRVLARLLGVPAPRVMHVPLITDPATGLKLSKQNGAPPLDTTRPLAMLAQAWQALEFPPFPAATPAAFLAQATPQWAARFGR, via the coding sequence GTGAACTACGCAGGCCGTTTCGCCCCCAGCCCCAGCGGGCCGCTGCACCTTGGTTCACTAGTGGCCGCCCTGGCCAGCTGGCTGGACGCGCGCGCCCATGGCGGGCGCTGGCTGCTGCGCATCGAAGACGTCGACACGCCCCGCACCGTGGCCGGCGCGGCCGGCATCATCATGGAACAACTGCGCGCGCTGGGGCTGCACTGGGACGGCGACGTCCTGTGGCAGTCGCGGCGCGGCCCCGCCTACCAGCAGGCCTTCGATACCCTGGCCGCGCGGGGCCTGGTGTATGGCTGCGGCTGCACCCGGCGCGAAATCGCCGACTCATCGCTGCGCGGCGCGGGCCCGGGGCCCGACGGCGAACGGCCCTACCCCGGCACCTGCCGCCACGGCCTGCCGCCGGGCCGCCAGGCGCGCGCCTGGCGGCTGCGCGTGCCGGCCGGCACCGAAACCTTCACCGACCGCTGGCTGGGGCCCCAGCAGCAAGACGTGGCACAGGCCGTGGGCGATTTCGTGCTGCGCCGCGCCGACGGCCTGTGGGCGTATCAGCTGGCCGTGGTGGTAGACGACGCCGAACAGGGCATCACCGACATCGTGCGCGGCGCCGACCTGCTCAGTTCCACCGCGCGCCAACGCGTGCTGGCGCGGCTGCTGGGCGTCCCGGCGCCGCGCGTCATGCATGTGCCGTTGATCACCGACCCCGCCACCGGCCTGAAACTGTCGAAGCAGAACGGCGCGCCGCCACTGGACACCACCCGGCCCCTGGCCATGCTGGCCCAGGCCTGGCAGGCCCTGGAATTCCCCCCGTTTCCCGCCGCCACCCCCGCCGCCTTCCTGGCCCAGGCCACCCCCCAATGGGCCGCCCGCTTCGGAAGGTAG